The stretch of DNA TATTAAGCATATAAGTTCCAATTCCTTTGAATTTTCTTCCATTTTGCTCAGCATAACCGACATTAATTAATTCACCGTTATCTAATAATATTTTCCCTGAACCTTGAACATGAAGTAAAAATAAATCTACTTTATTATCAACATAAGCTATAACTTCAAGATTTTTACTTGGATTACTCTCTATTTGAGCCCTTGAATCATAAGGAACAACTTTGTTTCCAACTAATTTTCCTCTTAATTTATATGTTTTAAGTTCAGGATAAGCCGATACAAAATCAACAATCATCATATCTTTTGGAGTTTTATATACAGGATATTTATATCTTTTATTTTTTTGTAAACTTCCATAAAGAAGAGGTTCATAATAACCTGTAATTGTTCCTTCATCTGAAGAATTATTATCCAAAAGTTTATATGGTTGGAAATTTATTGTAAAAAATTTTCTTCCATCTGTTTCATATTCAGCCTTCTGACAAACTTCTTTAAACAACTCATTTCTTTTAGATTTTTTACAATCTTTTTTAAAAACATCAAGAGCATGGGTTAAATCATCACTATAAAAACCTTCAATTTCATGAAAACCTACTGCTTGCATATTTTTTGCATTATCTTTTATAATATTATTTTCTATTTCACTCTTTTGTTCTTGAGGTATTGTCTCTTTTTTTGTTGCACAACCTGAAAAAAGTACTATTGTTGTTAGGGATATAAATATTAAAGATTTCATAAATCACAACTTGATGGCAATAAATTTGTAGAATGGACTTCTTTTAATCCACATGATTCGCAAGAAAACTCAACATCTTTTACACCTGAACATCCATGACTTTGAAGCACTCTTGATTTTATAATTTCAGATTTAAATGTTGTTTTTGTTTTTTCATCAAAAAAAACTTTCGCTTTTTGTCCACAAGATGGACACTCACCACTAAGTAATTTTTCTACCCTCGAAGTTTTACTTTTTAAGTATAAAAGGACAGAAAAAATAGTTATTAAAAATAATATTAGTAAAAAAAACAAATTTTGCATGAAGCAGAGATTTACTCTACTTCAGCATCGATAACATCATCGTCATCTTTTTTTGCTTTTTGGTTTGGTTGAGCACCTGCTTCACCACCCTCTTTTTTGTACATTGCTTCTGCTAATTTGTGAGATTTTTCAGTTAAAGTTTTTAATTTAGCTTCAATATCTTCTTTTGTAGCATTATCATCTTTTAATGTTTCTTCTAAGTCAGCAGCTGCATCAATAATAGCTTTTTTCTCTTCTTCGCTAACTGCACTTTCATTTTCTTCTAAAGTCTTTTTAGTTGAATGTAATAAAGCATCAGCTTGATTTCTAACTTCAATTACAGCTTTTTTCTTAGCATCAGCTTCTTTGTTTGCTTCTGCTTCTTGAACCATTTTTTCGATTTCTGCATCACTTAATCCAGATGAACCAGAAATTGTAATTTTATTCTCTTTTCCAGTACCTTTATCTTTAGCACTTACATTTAAAACACCATTTGCATCAATATCAAATGTTACTTCAATTTGAGGAACACCTCTTGGAGCTGCTGGAATATCTGAAAGTTCAAACATACCTAAAGATTTGTTATCTCTTGCAAACTCTCTTTCACCTTGAGAAACGTGAATAGAAACAGCTGGTTGATTATCATCAGCAGTTGAGAATACTTGAGATTTTTTAACTGGAATTGTTGTTCCTTTGTCAATTAATTTAGTCATAACTCCACCTAAAGTTTCAATTCCTAAAGATAAAGGAGTAACGTCTAGTAATAATACATCTTTAACATCACCTTTTAAAACTCCAGCTTGAACAGCAGCCCCAGCAGCTACAACTTCGTCAGGATTTACACCTTTATTTAAATCTTTTCCAAAGAAATCTCTAACAACTTTATTTGCTTTTGGTAATCTTGTAGATCCACCAACCATAATAATTTCTTGAATTTCTTCTTTTTTCAATCCAGCATCTTTAAGTGCAGTTTTGATGTGCTCTAAAGTTTCATTAATTAAATGTTCAGTCATAGACTCAAATTTTGCTCTTGTTAATGATTTAACTAAGTGAACAGGACCTGCGCTTCCCATTGAAATAAATGGTAAGTTAATCTCTGTTGATTCAGCTGATGATAACTCTTTTTTAGCATTTTCAGCAGCATCTTTTAATCTTTGTAATGCCATTTTGTCGTTTTTAACGTCAAAACCATTTTCATCTTTGAACTCTTTTGCTAGCCAATCAATAATTGCATTATCAAAGTCATCTCCACCTAAGAAAGCATTTCCATCAGTTGAAAGTACTTCAAAAGTTCCATCACCAATTTCTAAAACTGTAACGTCAAAAGTTCCTCCACCTAAATCGTAAACAAGAACTTTTTCTTCACCTTTTTTATCTAAACCATAAGCTAATGAAGCAGCTGTTGGCTCATTGATAATTCTAAGTACATTTAAACCTGCAATTGTTCCAGCTTCTTGAGTTGCTTTTCTTTGTGCATCATTGAAGTATGCAGGAACTGTAATAACAGCATCAGTTACTGCTTGACCTAAATACTCTTCTGCGTCTGCTTTTAATTTTGATAAAATTTTTGCAGAAATTTCTTGAGGTGTATAAACTTTCCCACCAATTTCAACAGCTGCTGCTCCGCTTCTATCAACGATTTTATATCCAACTTTTGATTGAGCTGCTTTTGCATTTGGCTCATCCATCATTAGACCCATAATTCTTTTGATTGAATAAATAGTTTTTTCTGGATTTGTAATCGCTTGTCTTTTTGCAGGATCTCCTACTAAAACTTCACCTTTATCTGTAAATGCAACAATTGAAGGAGTTGTATTTTTCCCTTCTTTATTAGGGATGATTTTCGCTTCACCATTTTCATAAACTGCCACACAAGAGTTTGTTGTTCCTAAATCTATTCCAATTACTTTACTCATTTTATATCCTTATTAAGTTTTGTTTTTTATTTTAATTTATATCTTTTCAAATCTATCTAGTTTTATGACATTACGGTCAAAATATTAGTTTGCTATACTAACCATTGCAGGTCTTAAAAGTCTATCTTTTAACATATAACCTTTTTGTAATTCATTTACAATTTGCCCAGACTCATGGTCTGCACTATCAACTTGCATAACTGCATTGTGAACATTTGGGTCAAACTCACCATCAGTTTCAATTTTTGAAATATTATGTTTTTCAAAAGTAGTATTGAAGTTTTTAATTGTAAGTTCAATTCCTTCTTTTAATTTTCCTAATAATTCAGCAGCAGCTAAATCAACATTAGCTGATTGTAATGCCATTTCAAGGCTATCAATTGGAGCTAATAAATCTTTTGCAAACTTCTCACTTGCATAATCAATAGCTTGATATTTTTCCCTTTCAAGTCTTTTTTTGATATTTTCAAAATCAGCATGAACTCTTAAATATTTATCTTCACTATCTTTTAATTGTTGCTCTAAAGAAGCAATTTTATCTTCTAAAGTCTCTTCTTTAGGTGTTTCTTCAACTACTACTTCAGCTTGAACTTCTTGTTCAGTTATCTCTTCTTGTATTAATTCTTCTTTTTTTTCTTCACTCACATTTATCTCCTAAAAAGTTGTAATTTTTTCATAAAAATATTCATAATCTTTTGGTAACTCACCAATAACCAACATCTTTACATCTTCATTATTGATTTTACAGTAATTACAAATTCCAATATAATTTGCAGGTAATAATTTATCAAAATATAACCCTTCTTTTAATTCATCTAAAATCTGACCTTTTAGAAAACTATTTATTGTGTATTCATCAAAGTCATAATTTAAGGCTAAATTCAAAAACTCTTTATAATTAAAAATCTGAAAATCTGAATTTTGCAAAGTTTGATTTATAGATTCATAAACCTCATAAGCACCAACATCTTTTGAAACTTTTGTAATATCTTTTAAATCTAAACCTATCATATCATTCAAAAATCTATAAAGTGCATCTGAATACTTTACGCTAATAGCAAATGAAGAAAATTCTAATATCATATATCTATTTTCTACATTTAAAATATCTTTTAATATATCAGATTTCTCTTTTTTTATAAAAACAGACAGCCCTATATTTGAAGCAAAATATTCTAAAGCTCGTAAATTTACACCTTTTAGTTTAAAATTAAGTTTTGATTGCCAATACTGTTTTAAAGCTTCAGTTGTTGGAGTTCTTCCACTACTGATATGCTCTTGTGCAAGATAACCTTCTTCACCTAACTTTTTAAAGTAACCCCTAATAGTCGCGGGTGAATAAGTAATATCATACATAGATTTTAATTGAGTTGAACCAATTGGTTCAAGATGCTCAATATAAGCTCTAATAATAGATTGTAATAAAAACTCTTTTTTATCTAACATATTTACGACCAATTTGAAATTTTAGCACTCACTATCATAAACTGCTAAAGAATTATAACCTATTGAGTCTTTATTTGTCAAGTATTTTATTTCGATTTTTTAAAATTTAAGTCAGTCTCAAATGATTATATGTTAAATTATTACTAATTTATAGTTTTACGGAAGAAAAATGAAAAATATTTATAAACTCACTTTACTTGGAATATTGTCAACACCTGTTTTTTCATCTCAATTTATAACTATTGGAACTGGTGGAGTAACAGGAACTTATTATCCTACTGGTGGTGCGATTTGTAGATTTGTAAACCAATATAAAAAAGAATCAAAAATAAGATGTTCAGTTGAATCAACAGATGGTTCTTTATATAATTTAAATACTTTAAAAAATGGAGAACTTGATTTTGGAATTGTTCAATCGGATATTGTTTATCAAGCTTCAAAAGGCGAAGGTGCATTTAAAGATGTAAAATTTCCTAAATTAAGATCTGTTATAGCGATATATCCTGAATTATTAACTTTAGTTACAAAAAAAGATTCAAATATAAATAAACTTTTGGATATTAAAGGAAAAAGAATTAACTTAGGAAATAGTGGAAGTGGAAATGAAACAACTGCTTTAGCTTTATTTGAAGAAAGTGGAATTAATAAAAATGATTTAAAACAGGTTGGTACATTTAGTGCTTCTGAAATGCCTGACGCTTTAAAAAACAATATAATTGATGGTTATTTTTATATGGTTGGGCATCCGACTGCAAATATAAAAGATGCAGCAAATTCTACTGATATAAAAATAATTCCTATTGATAATAATATTTTAGACTCTTTAATTGAAAAATATCCATATTTTACAAAAGGTTATATTCAAGCAGGAACTTATAGAGGCCAAGAAAATGATATTCCTACATTTGGGGTAAAAGCTGTACTTGTAACAAATGAAAATGTTAATGAACATACAGTTTATCTTTTAGTTAAAGCTATTTTAGAAAATTTTGATGAATTCAAAAAATTACATCCAGCTTATGAAAACTTAACAAAAGAGTCTTTATTAAATGGTTTATCCGCACCATTACATGAAGGAGCTAAAAAATATTTTGAAGAAGCTGGATTAATAAAATAATTAATATTTTATTTTTGCTAGATAAAGCCCATTTGCAATTGCAGGCGTTTTAAAAATATGTTTTTTTAGATTTAACTGTTCTTTTAGATTCTCAATACTTTGTTTATTATCATTAATTGCAAGTAAAAATCCAACCATAAGTCTAATTTGAGATCTTAAATATGAATTTGCAGTAAATTGAAAAACATAAATATCTTTATATTTATAAAACTTTGCATCAAAAATTTCTCTTTTTGTTAACTCTTTATCACTTCCAGTTTTATGAAAATATTTAAAATCATAAATACCAATAAACTCTTTTATAGCTTTTTTTAAAAGTTCTTCATTTACATTTTTAACATAAGTAATAAATTTATCATTAAAAGGGGTTGTGGGTTTAGTAGTAATTAAATATCTATAAACTCTCTTTTTTGCATGAAATCTTGAGTGAAAATCATCTTTTACTTTTGATATTTTTGATATTTTAATTGAAGTTGGAAGATTTTTATTTAAAACCTCTTTTAGTTTAAGAAAATCACTCCAAAAATCAGGTACAAAACAGTTAAAAACTTGTCCTGTTGCATGAACTTCTTTGTCTGTTCTTCCACTTAAAACAATATTTGTTTCAATATTTATTTTTTTAAATGCTTTAAGAAGTTTATCTTCAACGGTCATTCCATTTGGTTGTTTTTGACTTCCTTGAAATAAACTTCCATCATAAGCAAGAGTAAATTTTAGATTCATAAACTAAATCAATACTCTTTTTTAATTGTTTTAGAATACAAAATATATGTTCCACTAAGCCATAAAATAGGAATAGTATATAAAGCATGTAATAAAATTCTATCTCCAATTGATTTTATTAAAACATAATATAAAACAATTGAAATCAAAGAGTAAAAAACTGCTCTGTTTTTTTCATATCTTGGATTAAAATATCCAAAAGTAATTACTAAGAAAAGTGATACAAATGGAAATAACGAAGTTAAAATATAAAAAGTTAAATCATCAATATCAATTTTCTTTTCAATATTTTCTTTCCAATATTCATAAGAATCTGTAAAAATACCTATTTTACTATCTGAAATAGAATCATTTATATACATTGATTTAAAATCTATTTGATTAAACTCTTTTTCATCAATAATAAAAGCTTTCCCATCATTTAATTTAAAACTCAAAGCACCTTTATCATTATCTAAAACTGCTGTCTCACTAACAATAAATTGGTCTTTTCCCTTTTCTGTTTTGAAAAGTTTTACTTCATCATAAACTCTATCATCTTTTCCATTTATGTAAATTAACCAATCTCCAAACTTTTGTCCAAATTCACTGGGTTTTATATTAAAATTCGCTTCT from Arcobacter suis CECT 7833 encodes:
- the mltA gene encoding murein transglycosylase A, translating into MKSLIFISLTTIVLFSGCATKKETIPQEQKSEIENNIIKDNAKNMQAVGFHEIEGFYSDDLTHALDVFKKDCKKSKRNELFKEVCQKAEYETDGRKFFTINFQPYKLLDNNSSDEGTITGYYEPLLYGSLQKNKRYKYPVYKTPKDMMIVDFVSAYPELKTYKLRGKLVGNKVVPYDSRAQIESNPSKNLEVIAYVDNKVDLFLLHVQGSGKILLDNGELINVGYAEQNGRKFKGIGTYMLNKGYISKDELSAQGMKKYLDKNPAKADEVLNQNESYVFFHKSEQGATGSLGTQLTAKRNLAVDRSVIPLGMPVFLSTKNPIDKKPINQLMVAADVGGAIKGDIRADFFWGYGEDAFAYAGRMKEKGKMYVLMPKK
- the dnaK gene encoding molecular chaperone DnaK encodes the protein MSKVIGIDLGTTNSCVAVYENGEAKIIPNKEGKNTTPSIVAFTDKGEVLVGDPAKRQAITNPEKTIYSIKRIMGLMMDEPNAKAAQSKVGYKIVDRSGAAAVEIGGKVYTPQEISAKILSKLKADAEEYLGQAVTDAVITVPAYFNDAQRKATQEAGTIAGLNVLRIINEPTAASLAYGLDKKGEEKVLVYDLGGGTFDVTVLEIGDGTFEVLSTDGNAFLGGDDFDNAIIDWLAKEFKDENGFDVKNDKMALQRLKDAAENAKKELSSAESTEINLPFISMGSAGPVHLVKSLTRAKFESMTEHLINETLEHIKTALKDAGLKKEEIQEIIMVGGSTRLPKANKVVRDFFGKDLNKGVNPDEVVAAGAAVQAGVLKGDVKDVLLLDVTPLSLGIETLGGVMTKLIDKGTTIPVKKSQVFSTADDNQPAVSIHVSQGEREFARDNKSLGMFELSDIPAAPRGVPQIEVTFDIDANGVLNVSAKDKGTGKENKITISGSSGLSDAEIEKMVQEAEANKEADAKKKAVIEVRNQADALLHSTKKTLEENESAVSEEEKKAIIDAAADLEETLKDDNATKEDIEAKLKTLTEKSHKLAEAMYKKEGGEAGAQPNQKAKKDDDDVIDAEVE
- the grpE gene encoding nucleotide exchange factor GrpE translates to MSEEKKEELIQEEITEQEVQAEVVVEETPKEETLEDKIASLEQQLKDSEDKYLRVHADFENIKKRLEREKYQAIDYASEKFAKDLLAPIDSLEMALQSANVDLAAAELLGKLKEGIELTIKNFNTTFEKHNISKIETDGEFDPNVHNAVMQVDSADHESGQIVNELQKGYMLKDRLLRPAMVSIAN
- a CDS encoding heat-shock protein: MLDKKEFLLQSIIRAYIEHLEPIGSTQLKSMYDITYSPATIRGYFKKLGEEGYLAQEHISSGRTPTTEALKQYWQSKLNFKLKGVNLRALEYFASNIGLSVFIKKEKSDILKDILNVENRYMILEFSSFAISVKYSDALYRFLNDMIGLDLKDITKVSKDVGAYEVYESINQTLQNSDFQIFNYKEFLNLALNYDFDEYTINSFLKGQILDELKEGLYFDKLLPANYIGICNYCKINNEDVKMLVIGELPKDYEYFYEKITTF
- a CDS encoding TAXI family TRAP transporter solute-binding subunit; the encoded protein is MKNIYKLTLLGILSTPVFSSQFITIGTGGVTGTYYPTGGAICRFVNQYKKESKIRCSVESTDGSLYNLNTLKNGELDFGIVQSDIVYQASKGEGAFKDVKFPKLRSVIAIYPELLTLVTKKDSNINKLLDIKGKRINLGNSGSGNETTALALFEESGINKNDLKQVGTFSASEMPDALKNNIIDGYFYMVGHPTANIKDAANSTDIKIIPIDNNILDSLIEKYPYFTKGYIQAGTYRGQENDIPTFGVKAVLVTNENVNEHTVYLLVKAILENFDEFKKLHPAYENLTKESLLNGLSAPLHEGAKKYFEEAGLIK
- the truA gene encoding tRNA pseudouridine(38-40) synthase TruA produces the protein MNLKFTLAYDGSLFQGSQKQPNGMTVEDKLLKAFKKINIETNIVLSGRTDKEVHATGQVFNCFVPDFWSDFLKLKEVLNKNLPTSIKISKISKVKDDFHSRFHAKKRVYRYLITTKPTTPFNDKFITYVKNVNEELLKKAIKEFIGIYDFKYFHKTGSDKELTKREIFDAKFYKYKDIYVFQFTANSYLRSQIRLMVGFLLAINDNKQSIENLKEQLNLKKHIFKTPAIANGLYLAKIKY
- a CDS encoding LptF/LptG family permease, translated to MKLKQYLHSQLAITFFPIFLGLFFITSVVFLVKIASLTSIITLDFFELFTLFSYVIPQILFYTMPISFFLSLVITLAKLASEYELTVITSFGLNPVNILKIFAPITLLLSVMLLVVSVGLIPKTKFLTKQFLDKKKKEANFNIKPSEFGQKFGDWLIYINGKDDRVYDEVKLFKTEKGKDQFIVSETAVLDNDKGALSFKLNDGKAFIIDEKEFNQIDFKSMYINDSISDSKIGIFTDSYEYWKENIEKKIDIDDLTFYILTSLFPFVSLFLVITFGYFNPRYEKNRAVFYSLISIVLYYVLIKSIGDRILLHALYTIPILWLSGTYILYSKTIKKEY